Genomic segment of Arachis hypogaea cultivar Tifrunner chromosome 16, arahy.Tifrunner.gnm2.J5K5, whole genome shotgun sequence:
ATCTGAGGGGTCATTCAAAGTTGCAGGTGAAGCATCAAAGAGTATGTACTCTGGTGATGCTGCCGGTGGCAGAGGCAGTGGTGATGGTAATGGTAATGGTAACGGTGGTGGTGGCAGTGGTGGTATTGGCGGGGTCGGTGTCGGATCAAGAGTGCCACAAAAGAGGCCTAGTTTAttacatagaagagctcaaactGAACTTTTTACCCAAGGGATTCAACGTGTTGACAGCTTTCAGAAGTTGAAGGCTCATGTTAACAAGGCTTTTCGATGGGGAAACAGATTCCGCGAACCAGATTCCCCATCATCAGACTCCCCGTCGCATTTGAGCCTCGAGGTCATGGCGAACCAGAAACGGCAGTGGTATCAGCTTCATCCCAAATCTATGGTATCCAATTTTTTAGAATCCCTTCATGTACTGCATTTGTGTATAGAACATTGTCAATGCTTGACTGATCTGCAAATAGCAACAGAAtctatttcatattttgaaaTGTGTACTTGTATTTCATATGGTACTAACATGTTGACAACATTAACTCGTGTACTTCTTTATGTTGATCATGTTTCATCTCTAGTAAATTTATATATCAACTGAATTCTTGAGTTTGGTTTTCAAAATATTATCCTCCTGTGGTATTTTAAGGTCAGATATGCACCATTAGCAGTTGTCCATTAAGTATTATGGCAACTGAAAGAACTAAGAGCATGAATTTTGAGGAATCTTTCCAAACAATATGTTTTTATATATCCGaagaaacaaaataatataagtgAAGAGGATTTTGATTTCTTAAGTGGTTCTTGCTTGTTTCTATTCTTTACCATGCCATGTTGGTACCTTGGGTAATGAATATATTGTTGATGCTAAAAGTTATTTGGAGGTGCTTCTCATAAACTTGGTTCTTGGAGCtcttgattggttttgttctgaaatatattttttaatcaaggagaaacattaagATTGATGCTTTATTCCAGTATCTTTTAGGAAGTAACTTCCTGTTGCTTATACATGTTTGTCGCAAATGTAATATTGTCGATTTTGTTTGAGTCACCGGGAACATTTCTGTAGGATTGTGTAAACTATAAGGAGCCAACCACGCTTTTTGAACATTTTGTGATTGTGGGGCTGCATCCTGATACTAACTTGGATGCTGTGGAGCATGCATTTGCTAGAAGGAAACGATGgcaaatagagaaagaaaaatctGAATATGTAGATTACAAAATGCCGAAGCCTGACACAACTTTGGAACCACAGGTTTGTCATGTGTCAACtttaatacatatatttaatagAAATGGAAATTTTGTTttagagaaaaggaagaaagtacAGTTATTTAGATGAGATATCCCCCAAAACAGAGAAAGTGATGATAAACAAAGAATAAAGAAATTAACTGGCCTATCTCAGCATATCAGAAATACAAAGGATAATTTAAAAGTTGTTTGTAGTTATCTATTGATAAATATTTAATGTTAATTTCAGTAGCTTTGTAAAAGATGGGTTTTATAGGCATGGTTAGTGTCAGGTGTCTGGTTCTCTTAGGAGTTTTATTAATTTCACGAGTTTTGAAAGATATTTGGTATATTAGAGGTATGTCTGCACTTTgatgatggatggaattttcgagcgTATAATATGCTGCTACGTTTCATGTGAGGTCACAAGCAAATAATTTGATAGTACAAACTTAAACATGTCCTCCCTCTTTATCATTTCAACTTAGCCTATTCCTATGGATCAATAGGGTTCATTGTTGATAATATCTTTTAATGAAAATGCAGATACTTTTCAAATATCCTCTTGGAAAGAAGCTAACAGTACCTCGGAAGGAGTTATGCTCCTTTTGCTTTCCTGAAGGTGTAAAGGTCTGCTTGAAAGCTATTTGTATTTACTTAGATATATCAAATGGTACCTTCTCTCATTGTCTTCTAACAAAAATGCTACCTTTCAAATTGTTTACTATAGTTTTCCATTGTTTGCACTTGGTGCCACTAAATTGATCCTACTATCACCATGTGTTTACTCTTGCTCCTTTGATAAATCTGCTTCACAAAGttactctttttttaattttctatcaaTAAATGATtgaatatttgaatattttatttgttttgaattttgaaattatattatCAGTTTCAATGTTACTTTTCAGCATGCAAACACAATTTGAGTGTTTATATCATGTCAGGAACAGCAATAGAAGTCTATGGAATATAGCGAATTCTTGAGTTGGCTGTTCTTAATTGTTAATGATAAATTGGCCATCTTTATTTTTCCTGGGGTAGAATCTTATTCTATTTCATTTATTAAATGTTGAAATACAGGCATCAATGTTGGAGAGGACTCCATCTCTAAGTGAATTAAATGAACTTGTCTATGGACAGGTACGCCACATCAATCTCTGATTTTCTTTGGCAAAGTAGATGTTTTTGCTTTTGACAAGCTCAACAATACAACATATTTAAGTTGCCTCGTGTTTTAGATAATCAATTCATTCTATATGAGCATAATGTAGTATTTGATCACATGTAAGAAACTGAGAATCATAGAGGAGCTCTACATTTAATGATCTTTCATTTTTTGTCTTTGTGCATTATTTTTCGACACAAAAAGCTCTTACTCAAGAGACATAAGAAACTATTAATGATAGTATCGTAGTATCAGCATATTTCTTTGTTGCTTTCTCTTAATTTGTTCTTCGTTTTGTAGTTTTAGTTTTTCCAGTTGAAAAGTGGTAGTGAATCGGTCAGTGTCTTACTGTGAAATTAACCTTCTATTGAGCACTCATCACCTTCAAGACCAAAGATATAATACTTCTCTTGTTTATTATCTGCAGGAACATTTAGGCAGAGATGATCTATCATTTATCTTTACACTCAAGGTAAAAAATGTGCTGACATCATAATTTTGTATAGAAATTTGAAGATGAGTGATTACTGAAACTCATCTTGTAAACTTCAATTCCTTGATTAGGCAGCAGACAGTGCAACACTTTATGGAGTTTGTTTACATGTGCCTGAAATTGTTCAGAGGCCCCCTGGTATCCTAGACATGTATTGTCCTCCATCGCCCCGTCCATTCAGCAGCCGGTTTCTGGTTTCTGCACCACGCTGTTACTGTTTGCTGACTAGAGTTCCTTTCTTTGAGTTACACTTTGAGATGTTATACAGGTTAGCACATTGGTTGAAGACATGCCTAATGTCCTTTGGGTTCGGTAGATGCAAAATGAAATTCATTATGTCTTACTTGGCTGCAGTCTCATTGCACAGGAGCGTCTGAACCGGATAACTCAGTTTGTAAATGAGTTGAATCTTACTGGAGGCATTCCCACGTCGAAGCCAGATGATCAAGTGAGCTTACATGTTGAGTGCCCAGAGACAGAATCATTTAGTGACTGGATGTCTTTTGCAATACCTGTTGAAGGAGCAGCAGTAAttactgctgctgctgctgggaTTTTATCGGATGACGAAGTCATACAATTATCACCGAAAATATGGGAATCTCCGAAAATATGGGAATCTCCGAAAAGATGGGATTCTTGCTCTCAATCTCCTGCAAGTATGACTGCAAGTGATGCTTCAGAGTTTTTCCTGGCTAGAGATATCGAAAAGGATGGCAGGAAGAATATCCAAGGTCATGATAATTGTGCTGTTGAGACAACAGAAATTCATGATTCTACAGAAAGAACACAGGGGAATGGTGAAAGTGATCAACTTTCTCCCAAGTTTGGAACACCTTTTAGTGCTAGGAGTTGTGAATTAGAGCGGCTTGAAAGTTTGGACTCACTAGCCAGGTGGTAGATTTACAAATACAGCATTCTAGATTTCAGTTCTCTTTTCAATAGACTATCTTGCTGATTCAACCCCCGCCCCTTCGTTTTTTTTCCCTCGAATTTATTGTGCTGAGCTGTGTTTATGGTAATAATTTGTCTTCTATAATCGAATCCTATGGTTGCTACTTACTGCTTCTGTATTGTTTCCATCAGCAGTACAGCTAAAAGTGTGGTTTGGGAAGATGATGATGATCTTTTTGCAAACAATGAAAGAGAATATGGGGATGGGTTCTTAATCGAATTTCCTACGGTAAGTGACTGAAGTgaagccgaccccacttagtgggacaaggctttgttgttgttgttgttgttgttgtaagtGACTAAAGTGTAAACCAGTTTACCATTTGTTTTGCTTTGGTTAGTAAGGTGACTCTTGATTAGCATTAACATGCTGCGTTGTTGCAAATGGTTTTGATAGGAGAAGAAGAATGATTTGCTACAGATAGTGCATAGATATCATTCACATTGTATTCCACCTCGAGGAACCGAATTTATCTTCCATCCTCTTGAACATCTACAAGCTATTCAATATATAAGACACTCAGTTGAGGTCCTTGGCTTTAGCAATAGTTTAAATTCCTCTGAACCTGCTCAGGTAATTCTCTAGTGTTTCTTTTTAACACAACGCTTCTCTGCAATTAAGTTCACTCATTAGAGTTGTACTTGTTAAAAGGTCAATGCAAAGTTGGCTGCTGCCGAGGAAGCCTTTGCATTATCAATTTGGACGACTGCAACTACTTGTCGAGTTCTGTCCCTTGAATCTGTAAGCAGATATTCTACCTGAAGTTCAACAATGTTTATCTGTCAGAATTTATTTGCAGAAACAGTTCCTGGAAACCATTCCACACATGCAGAAATTCTTATCAAACTattgttatttttaataaattcaatGTAGAAAGCTATTTTCATGTTGATTTTGTTCCTCGCTGatgctttatttttttattgatgtttTTTGAAGTATATTTAATGCTAGTTCTGATACTAAAAGGGAAATCTTATAAAGTCATGATAATTTTCCACCAGAATATCAATATAAAAGTGTGGCATTAACGGAAGATTGCGAGCCATGCATAAAATGAAATTACTAAATAATTATATGTGCTGCAAATATCTTGTCAGTTTCTTGATGAAATTGATATTTTAATCCTTTTTTTAACATGTTACTAGCAGATGCTGGCATTATTTACTGGAGTGTTATTGGAAAAACAGGTGGTAGTAGTGTGCCCCAATCTGGTAAGAATTTGAAACGATAATCATAGTAGTTATTGTTAGCCTGACAATATTTTGTGCTAAATAAATTCATTTTGGTCATTCTTGACACAATGCAGGGTGTTCTATCTGCCATAGTGCTATGTCTTATTCCAATGATTCGTCCATTTCAATGGCAGAGTTTATTTCTACCTGTGAGTTCAGTGGCTTCCAACATGTTCAATTATATTTTCCATGTGAATTTTACCTATATATCTAATAATATGTTAGCCTTGCTTTTCAGGTTTTACCTGGATCAATGCTTGATTTTCTTGATGCACCTGTTCCATATATTGTGAgtttctttttactttattttcaaaTTGGCATGTCATGTTTGTTTTGTGGACTATTGTTATGGTATCTGTTATTGCTCGTGCTATTGGTTTTGCTAATGAttacatgagaattcataattctTTCAATTATAGTCTcctttatatatgttttttttatctAGTTATGGAATGAAATTTAAGATTTAGCATTTTCTATTTGTGTTTGTGAAATTTCAAATTTGACCAGcagcatttttttaaaaaagaaaaaagaaaaagaaaaaaaaatctatccTACATCTACAAGATAAAACTAGATCCTTTTACTTTCACTGCTCATAAGATAAAATTATTCTGTCCTGTTTCTTTTCAagatattattcatgtatttcCGATTTCATCTTGAATTGGTTATGCTTTGGCTCTTCTATATGATCCattgttcttttcttttccttttccgcTTATATATGCCTTGCATTGAGAATTATCGTGTTCATGTTCATGTTAATAATGGTGTTTTTCTTCCattgggtgaactttttcagctGCGAACTGTTTGTGTGAAAGTAAAGTTTACTTGTTAGATTAGAAAAATGTCTCTGTAAAAGTAAATCTTCTATGTCAAAAATGTTCACGCATGCATTATGACTTGAACTGAATTACCCCTGATTTCCATGTGATGTTCGTATTTAGAACCTTTTTGTGGACACCGCATTGTCTAAATTATTTGATCCAACTTTCTAATGATTCTGCAGGTTGGCATACAGCGTATGCCGGATGATTCGCATACGAAAACTAATAACCTTGTTCTTGTTAATGCAACGAAGAATCAGGTTTGTAATGTTTTAAAGAGAACTAATTGCATGGTATTCAATCAGCTTGTTTAGCAATATATTTAGGATGTTGTAACATTATTTATATACCTATCTATCTTTACATTCCAAAGTATCGGCTAATATGCATCTTTTAGACCCCATTGTTGAACATCTATTCTGATAAGACAAATGGCAGATGCTATAATATCATTTGATTTtgctctcttaattttctcttctgttttctttttttatttcctgCTAAATATTGTTTTCTAATTTTGTAGGTTAAAATGTGTCAATTGCCAAAACTTCCACAGTATAGAGAACTTTACTCGCAGTTGAGTCCAATTCATGCCAAACTTAAAAACGAAAGTTCGCATGCTAAAAGACATCCTATACATAGGTGCAATGAAGCTCAGGTTTTTTCTCACTTCTCTCCATCAACTAAGAACACTTCGGGTCTTGTTACAATAAAAACAATCAAATCATAGTTTCTATT
This window contains:
- the LOC112758805 gene encoding uncharacterized protein isoform X2, translated to MDTKEEAEPLEDKVSSLILQQISEGSFKVAGEASKSMYSGDAAGGRGSGDGNGNGNGGGGSGGIGGVGVGSRVPQKRPSLLHRRAQTELFTQGIQRVDSFQKLKAHVNKAFRWGNRFREPDSPSSDSPSHLSLEVMANQKRQWYQLHPKSMDCVNYKEPTTLFEHFVIVGLHPDTNLDAVEHAFARRKRWQIEKEKSEYVDYKMPKPDTTLEPQILFKYPLGKKLTVPRKELCSFCFPEGVKASMLERTPSLSELNELVYGQEHLGRDDLSFIFTLKAADSATLYGVCLHVPEIVQRPPGILDMYCPPSPRPFSSRFLVSAPRCYCLLTRVPFFELHFEMLYSLIAQERLNRITQFVNELNLTGGIPTSKPDDQVSLHVECPETESFSDWMSFAIPVEGAAVITAAAAGILSDDEVIQLSPKIWESPKIWESPKRWDSCSQSPASMTASDASEFFLARDIEKDGRKNIQGHDNCAVETTEIHDSTERTQGNGESDQLSPKFGTPFSARSCELERLESLDSLASTAKSVVWEDDDDLFANNEREYGDGFLIEFPTEKKNDLLQIVHRYHSHCIPPRGTEFIFHPLEHLQAIQYIRHSVEVLGFSNSLNSSEPAQVNAKLAAAEEAFALSIWTTATTCRVLSLESMLALFTGVLLEKQVVVVCPNLGVLSAIVLCLIPMIRPFQWQSLFLPVLPGSMLDFLDAPVPYIVGIQRMPDDSHTKTNNLVLVNATKNQVKMCQLPKLPQYRELYSQLSPIHAKLKNESSHAKRHPIHRCNEAQAKAATQFLNVVWHYLESLCSDLKSHTITSVQSNNDRVSLLLKETFIDSFPNRDQLFMKLFVDTQLFSVLSDSRISSFERGQL
- the LOC112758805 gene encoding uncharacterized protein isoform X1; amino-acid sequence: MDTKEEAEPLEDKVSSLILQQISEGSFKVAGEASKSMYSGDAAGGRGSGDGNGNGNGGGGSGGIGGVGVGSRVPQKRPSLLHRRAQTELFTQGIQRVDSFQKLKAHVNKAFRWGNRFREPDSPSSDSPSHLSLEVMANQKRQWYQLHPKSMDCVNYKEPTTLFEHFVIVGLHPDTNLDAVEHAFARRKRWQIEKEKSEYVDYKMPKPDTTLEPQILFKYPLGKKLTVPRKELCSFCFPEGVKASMLERTPSLSELNELVYGQEHLGRDDLSFIFTLKAADSATLYGVCLHVPEIVQRPPGILDMYCPPSPRPFSSRFLVSAPRCYCLLTRVPFFELHFEMLYSLIAQERLNRITQFVNELNLTGGIPTSKPDDQVSLHVECPETESFSDWMSFAIPVEGAAVITAAAAGILSDDEVIQLSPKIWESPKIWESPKRWDSCSQSPASMTASDASEFFLARDIEKDGRKNIQGHDNCAVETTEIHDSTERTQGNGESDQLSPKFGTPFSARSCELERLESLDSLASSTAKSVVWEDDDDLFANNEREYGDGFLIEFPTEKKNDLLQIVHRYHSHCIPPRGTEFIFHPLEHLQAIQYIRHSVEVLGFSNSLNSSEPAQVNAKLAAAEEAFALSIWTTATTCRVLSLESMLALFTGVLLEKQVVVVCPNLGVLSAIVLCLIPMIRPFQWQSLFLPVLPGSMLDFLDAPVPYIVGIQRMPDDSHTKTNNLVLVNATKNQVKMCQLPKLPQYRELYSQLSPIHAKLKNESSHAKRHPIHRCNEAQAKAATQFLNVVWHYLESLCSDLKSHTITSVQSNNDRVSLLLKETFIDSFPNRDQLFMKLFVDTQLFSVLSDSRISSFERGQL